tcctcccacaatttttttgtgtttacacaaaccgACATCAAATTGATACCTAGTCATCCTTTTGTGTGATAGcaggaggtgagatttttttcgcATAGTCATGTTCTTctagtttcttcctttttttttttgctcaacaggtTACGTCTATTCAATCACATCACTGATGCTGTCAGATTCATCTACAAAATTTTAGGGCAATCCAATTTCGCGCTACGaaagttatcctattttcttagtttgcataAAGCGCTGCGCAATCTCCTCCCATAATTTGCTTACCGTAGCGTAAATGCATAAGTCCAGCAAAAACTTAACacgcgaaaaaaatcacacccctTGATTCGTTAAATGCCGCCTCGGTTGATTGAGAACAAACATAAAGTCCCAAGGTCCGCTTTCTACAAAgggaatatttgggaaaactgttgatagctttataattttcataaagaCTGTTTGAATCCGTCGTAAAACTATGTAAGCTCAAGCaagacctgctttttttttttctccgaaagagaatatagaacaaacgaaaaacaaaaaaattcgtAACTTCtccattgtgagacttgtgagtaAAATATCACACTTTCGTCTTGCCGCGCGTTTGACTGAAAACGATAATAACTCAAAATAGATGTCCTCTCAAAAACTAGAGATAATTTCCTCGATCAGTACATCTTGTGTCATCAACATCGTTGCAAGAATTCTGTGCTTTTGTAAAACAGGaatcctcttcttaggtagactTGTTGGTTCCAGAAAGTTAGCGCTTCgttagaaaacagctgtgcgtcAGCGCCTGCCCTCtacgaaaatttggagaagctgttgacagctccttacttttaacaaagattgttaaaatacGCTGTAAaaatctgatagtttttaatgagagagacttacttttaagcaggacctgctttttttgcaaaagatagataaaaaaaactcgcaccttcttcattgtgagacttgtgagagaaaaaatatcacaccctcatcttgccacgcgtttgattaaaaacgaaaataactcaaatacatgctctcgcaaaaactagaaatcattgctttgatcagtatatcttgtatcatcaacatagttaCATGAATTCAGCgcctttgcaaagaaggatcctcgtgtCAGGTAAACATGCTGGTTCTTAAAACGATgagcgcctcgtttgaaaacagctgtgcgccagaaacaaggtttttaatgaagaaaaagttttttgaagaaaagaagaaaggagatttgAATGGAGCAttttgataaaaggaaaaataacccaCTGTCCGTCATCGCAGACGGACGCAAACAGTTCCTTTACAATCGCACTAAACAACCCTAGAACGTATGTCtcacaatgaaaactttattaataGATTGGAGTGACAtagtcctcaaaatttcaagcctaGCAAGTGCAGCTTATGGTCACGGCCATTGCAGTCAATTTTTTAGCGAAAACACAATGATTTTACTGCCTCTACACTAAGGAAAGAAGTTTCTATATCTGGATCTCACCTGCCCTGGTGTGTGCTTGGTCTACCACAGCGTGGAGCCCCAGTCTCTAAGGGGTTTGTTTAACTATAACGCATCAGGCAATATTGCCTAAGAACACCTGTTTAACCAGACTTTAAACGCTGTACGCACACAGACAATGTTGATAATCACTTCTAGTGCATGGGCAGCCGAAATGGCAAAGAATagttgcaattttttgttgtatattcGTCCATAAACATAGCTTAtctatcaaaagttaaaatcgcGTATTGTGCAAGTCTAAGAGAAAGTTATTAGCACAAACATGTTCAATGATTAGTTTAAAGGTACTCACCTCAATAGAAGGTGGCATCTGTCGACCGTTAAATTGCCGATTATTTCGATATTTCTGGTTTGGGAAATATAgagtttgacattttttaatctaagtttACTATTTCCAATGTATACTGAATTTATTCATACATCACCCCATGTATGAATCTGTTGCGTGATGCCAGAAAAAAGATGGCTTGTCTCAAttgaaattagcataaatttcctctttctatgATAATCGGTCTAAATAACCAAAGGCGATCGTGTAAACTCAAGTAGGAAAATCTGAATTTTCAAGGACTTGTATaatgaaggaagagaaaaaggtttataaagaagaataaagttttttttatgacttatcgatcatgaaatagaaaaggaacttgagaaaaatttgcgtatagcttttattaatggcttttgttctcttccctaaaataatatcgaaaatgctctctacaaaagacaagtgatgctcgatgctaccaatttttgttcttgtttcaacttaatataaaaatataacagCGGTAACAGcgacatcaacaaaaacaattaaaaactttactcaaatttgtcttgtcccaagcattttatgtgttaaccTCCTTTATCTCAGCTGAAATCATGAGGAAATATCTGAGCGCGGAATTGAGACATAAAATTATCCTAAATTCCTGTTATCAGATAGGCAAAAATCCGCAAATGAAGGCAGTATtaattttcctccattttcccTGGGCTGGTTAAGTTACGCGGAAattataatttctcttttttttttctttttttttttttacaagaaagcaCACCAAAAGTATAGgttataaggaaaaaaggatctaGCAACCGTTTCCTCATAGACTCCTGTCCTTAAAAAGaccgtaaaaaatgaaatagaggcaatgcataattcaaggcacgaataaaatttattggatgTCTTACCACCTTGATGTACTACAAGCCTGCTGCTTAATGTTcctacatgattttaaaaacctaaatgCTGTAATGTTTCCGTGATGGCTAAAAGGTTCCAAGGATTCTGTTATCGATTATGAAACGACGATGTAATGCCACTTTCTGAGAGGccttgagttgttttccttcatCGGAAGCAGTATTGCTATGGTTGTCAGCGTTTAACTTCCCGaactgattatttcatgaatgcttAAGTAAAAACCATGCAAATCCTAATTTACCCTTCGTTAAGTGTAAGATGAAAAGTTCAGGATGAAGACAAGTTTCACTacaatattctgtatttctagtcttgcatttccttgattgttaattccataTTATACATATGCACGTACTTAATTCGTTTCAAGGCGCCAATAAAACATATTTAACGAAAGATGAGTCGTAATCGATAGAAAATAAGTCCACAGGAGCTTTACTCGAACAGTTTGGTCTCTACGTAATTGCAAAAAATAGCACGATTTAATTTATCGCCCGCCTAAATAAAGTACTCTCTACGTCGTTGAAAACGTGAATGAGACCAGTCGACAGTTAAAAGACAACTATCTGATAACAACTCGAATGGTAAACAGGGCCTTAAGAGCGACGCTGAATAAGTTCCCTGAAAAATGCAAGCCTCTTTAACTTAGGCAAAACCCCATCtcttgaagctttttttgaaacaatttcactcTTCTTTACTggaactttttcttgaatttatgttCAGTTCTTCGcctcagatacaaaacaaataggtaacGACTGTTGAAAAAAGTTCGTCCATGCATAAGTTCTAAAGattgtttgacagttttcaaattaaaccatcCGTGCATTAAGACTAATACAATTGCATATGTAAGCAATAGAGACTTAATGACTAGAAATGTGAATCACACAATGTTTCCGACGTTTtactgagctgtttttcagtggCATATCACACCTAATGATCatgagaacttaaacaatttcaagTGTAACTTGAATTCAAAATTCGAGCAACTTCCGCCGAAGAATTAGACAAGCTGGAAAAATATAGGAGATGatttattaatgaagtcatTTGGTGTCTTATAGAAAGACATAAACAGCTTCTGGTATCTGTcttgtctgtcatcttgaacaaaacatttactatgttaaataatggggggaaatgtattgtttattctggtaaaagtgcgcctaaaatatgttttaaaactcctacGGAGTGCGTGAAgccggctaaatgtttcatcgtgcacaaattgttgggatgattttatcataaggacggaaaacgttgtgctttttgtctaacttgtggTGACAAAGCCgtaggaagaaaaatgaacgattttacaagaatagcaacttttcaaataatttcgagCCATTATTACGTGTTGATTTAACTTTGCGTGAGACAAGACAGACGACAATTCAATAAACTATGAGTAATATGAAAAGGACGTAAGCAAATTTCAAGATAGTGTGTTTGgcgaaaaaaaatagtcataaatttacatacatttatttgaattacaatgtcgacgactcattaaaaaactgtcatgttaaaaatatttatcaacaaatttttagtatttggcATAACAGCGTAAATTTACATCGCATTCtgtttaatctgtttgtcctcattgtcaacttaaatttgtattgtagctctgAAGCCCTTGAGGTTTGAGCAGATCGTTTGTATTGCGTTTTCTTGACGTCCGTGAATTATGGTGATCGTGGCTTTCGCGCAAGGTGGAGCTGTACAAATATTCATAGTAAATTCCGacacgaatcgtcagtatttgctCAAAGACTTCCTCGAGGCCAGtgcaagttttcaaattaaaattacgTGACAGGTTGATGAAAGTCCTTTTTAAATTAGAGAACTAACTTTCAAAACTACAAACAAGTGCAACATTTCctaaagcaaaaaggaaaaaactcaattgaaatccTATCGTGATAATTTAACGTTGAGGCGCTTTGAAAATactagacaaaattaaaaacaggtggtaattaagtattaacaactgagttgaaaatgtaaattggccaccgtaaagagtaaaaaagctgacgtttcgagtgttagcccttcttcgCCACATCttaaagcgatgaaaaaaatcacaccttcGTTGGATGCCACGCCCAaggtaaaagacaaaaggaacaaataaaaagtgataacaaacgCGCTCTGCCAAAACCTCGAAAAACTTGCTTTTAGCAGTATTTCattctaaaaacatttctagattcagttttgacagttgttaaggatatcgaacaaataacagcctttttttttttttgattagatcaattactttaatttgtgtgcctagttacgatcgtagttacaatgtttatctttttccctATTGGTTTGTAATCGGATATTTTAGCGTCACCtcgcgcatataaaagctaaaTTAGCGTCCCTATAAGCCAGAGTTTCGTAAGATTTCACCTTGAACAGCAGCAACTTCGTTCTTTCgttccaaacctttggcacaagcgggaccgatatgtaagtgattttgttagttttatttcaatatgtttaagtttagttttttaccttgggcgatagcgcacatatgtactgtgttgtacaacagtacaactaattatcttgaaatcaaggagtattttgaaataactagacGCTCACACAGTaacgcccacattttagtctttgggctgttaatcagccgcaaatggtcatcgtgtagccgatctttgaatctcgagtagttttaatttagccttttatgatttgtttatgttaattcacgttgattgttgttattttaatcgcgttatcgacataagcacgtaaagcgtttctttcatgcctttcGCACCAATTCAATTAGATTCATGCTttcgttataatattattgcaatttcagtttacgatcgtgatcgtgacCGTGATCTAAATAAACACCGTTAATagtcatcttggttttcgtggtttcaTTACGACCGGTAAAGTAGTCCCACATCAGCGACACCTAGAAAACACACATAGCGACACCCCTCGAAGTTTCCTCTTTCGTCGCAAGCGTCACAACAGTTTTTAGAAAATTCTTGTACGAGCAagatctgcttttccttttttaaaagtagaacgGTCACTTCAACTTCAAGCAGTCTCAAAGTACCTAAATGAAGGaatcctcttcttaggtagactTGTTGATTCCAGAAAGTCAGCACCTCATTAGtaaacagctgtgcgccagcgcCTGCTCTCTGcgaaaaatttggagaagctgttgacagctccttacttttaacaaagattgttaaaatccgctGTAAAACTCTGGTAGTTTTTAATaagagagacttacttttaagcaggacctgctttttttgtaaatgataaataaaaaaactcgcaccttcttcattgtgagacttgtgagagaaaaaatatcacaccctcatcttgccacgcgtttgattgaaaacgaaaataactcaaatacatgctctcgcaaaaactagaaatcattgctttgatcagtatatcttgtatcatcaatatagttacacgaattcggcgcctttgcaaagaaggatcttcgtgttaggtaaacatgctggttctaaaaacGATGAATacctcgtttgaaaacagctgtgcgccagaaacaaggtcttcaatcgcctcgaggctctccacagaaaaccgtcactttcgattgCATTTAACATcagtagtaagaccaaaaaatatatttgtacgttGAAAAAACTGACTGGTAAAAACCAGGCGACTTGACTTACAtatagagagaggtggtttaaattagtcactgcaatacggataaatttaattatttctgaatttgcgaacctttggctcaatgcgctaaacgagggtcaagtctacccctgggtacaccgatggagattgattttactaattcatatttacactacccactcccccagtgcagcaaaatttccactccgataattttctcgatcagttacgagcttttccgcctcccttcggccaaagtccctcaggactaccaattactcaggacttttgtttggaaaagttgacccggaacaatgggccatttcttgatacgtATGTTTCATTGGTCCAAGACCAATCGTTGCTGATTCATTTTAATAGATCCGGCAGATAGTCGGCTTGTGCCATATATCGTGTCTTTGTTCGTAATTACCCGGAAAATTCTACGATTCTCAGCGGAATGAAATCTTCCGGTCATAATACTTTGCGACATAATTCGTGTGTAAAACATCTCGCAGTaagagaaaaactttattttgtctttatAAGTGGTTAATAATAATGAGTAAAAAAAGACGAGCGTCTCTTCGATATCGCCTGATCAGTTACTGTATACAGTTCTTCGtaagatgattaaaaaaaatcattaaggatttattttaatttcataatatttatttaatcatttcGATCTTCCGCCGATTTTCTGTGAtcttaattttacttttgcgtttacaaaatctttaaaaaaaatcacatacaCGTACTTTCTGTAGAGTGCGATAGATATTTGGCAGGTGCGCTCAGAAATCAGTCCGAGAGCTTTTTGGAAATTGCGCAAACAccgagaaaaaagaaataactagATTCTAGAGCACGTTTGCGGTACAGCATATTAAAGGATATTCATGTCTCAGTCTTCGAATTGAGAAAAAAAGGTCTTGATGGTAAGTCAATAGTCTTACAGAGTACTATGGTTTTGATCTAAGAACTGTATATTTTGTGGTTTAACGCTTCTTAAAGTAAGTTTCTTTGAGAACAACAATCCCGATAATGTTTACAGATCCTTTTCCTTTCCTGTCAATAAATGTTATAGCAATGTTTACAGTTTTCAAGACCATTGGCCACAGATCTCTTAATTATCAACTTCACTATACTCTGAAAACAAGCGACGACAAAAGATCTCACTTGGCGATTTAGAATACTTATGTGATTTGCGACATATGGTGACATTGTCACATCCTTGAAAACCGACATCATGCTCTGTAGGAGGTTTTGATGCATGCGTTTTTGCATTATTTGTTCATAGAAAACGaagctttttaattaaaatcgaCGAAAAGACATCCGCCCTCTCAGTGCGACACGGTCAAGGACGGGGAAAAATGTCTAAACTAACAGAGATTGTCTATTGTGGGATAATTTTACTTTTGGAATGCTGGTTTTCTTCGAGCTGCAGCGACAAAGGTTTGAATTTGAGAATAGCTCAGATAATTAAGGTATTAAGTCACCATTTTATCGAAAATAGTGTTCCGAGATGACATGGCACATGGCCCGGAATCTGCTCGCTAATGTTAAACCGACCGGAGCTTTTAACTTAAGTACTTTACAGTAAACGGGTTCGAATTCTTGTTGCATTGATTTATAAATGAAATCTAGCTAACTTTTCGTAGAACAATGTTAATTATATAGAATTTAAATGATACAGCCATCTTTCTTTTCGCGTTTTGCACAGCATGAGGCTAACATTAGCTACGTGATTAAGACCATTTGTTGGTTTTGCGTTACTATCCTTCCTTATACTAgagaatgatttttttaatccaCCTTTTCAAAATGCTTAGAGCAAAATAAAGTTCACGGAGTTTAAccatttattaaaaatttcacGAACGCGCTATTCAAGATATCAACGATTTCGAAATCTCATAACTTTTGAATCAAGGTCAGATcctagaaaaatatttcttacttTACCAGAAGTCATAAATGCCAAAATGAATTATTGTCAAATAATGGTTGGCAAAGGTTGATTTATTTTTCGTCTAAGCCTATAGCTACTGATCATTATGCAACAACTAGACGGTATGATCCATGACGTTTTTTCATCAAAGGATCATAAATCAGACAGACAGAGTCAAGCATATCGTTCGTACGTTAGCACAACTAGAAGGCTTTACTGAGTTtgatcgctttttttttctaattttatatTGAGCAGCTCTCGTAAGTTCTTTTCCTTACGGCTGAACTGACCAATTATTTGACAAAACCTAGATGTAATCATTTAAAGAAGAATTACCTCCAATGACATTTTACTGCTATTAATTGGAGACGTTTATGATTGAGGGAGGGTTCGCGAAGCCCATTAGCGTCCATGATGAATTGCACGCGCTACGCGTCGCTGAAAACTgtcaattgaaaaattttagcCAATCTGAACAAGGACCGCTAATGGTAGACTCTtcatatcttttctttttatctttatcGTTTAGTCGAGGTGCAACAACTAAAGCAAAATTTTTCTCACAGCGCAAATTTCAGCTGGTCAAAATGATAAGCGCTTTAGTGAATAAATTTCAACCCTCAATTGAAACTTTTTATGATggcaatcaatttatttttatctgttttactttgaaaaggAACTCCTTCAGCAATTACTGTCAACATAACTTGTGACAGGAACTTATATTTGTACGTGGATGGCAAATATTTGGGTGGCGATGTTGCAGATGCTAAACAAAAGCATTACTTGACCAACGAAATAATGCCGCACAGTCACGTGGTCGCTGTACGTTGCACAGCTTCCACCCCACCCTGGCAAGGGGGTATATTGGGTTCATTTGAGAACGGACTGGTGACTGACACATCTTGGAGGTGCACCACATCAGCTGAATATGGATGGAATATGAGAAGTTATCGCGATGATGATTGGCCGATGGCAACTTCACATGGAGCTAACAGCCCTTCCACTTTACCTTGGGGAAATATAGACAGCATTGACAAAAAAGCTGCTTGGATCTGGTCAAGcgacaacaaaaatgattcTGAAGTTTTTTGTCGGCATAAGCTTGTTAAAGAATGCACAGAAGGTTTGTTATTATTCTAGAAATTCGCATCGACCAGACCATTTTCATTAACAGTCATAAACTAACACTGACtgcaaacaaaatgaaaacttgaagcaaaaaacaagaaaacgatGGTGGGGAATCGAGAGGAACTAGGTCGCCATTGCTATGAGTTTTGCATTTGAATGATTAGGAGGCTAGAGAAATTTTCTTAATCAAtccaagagaaaagtaaaaGTGGAACTAAGGCCATGAAGATCTCggatttttacatttttaggAAATGGTTAGATATTAGCTGTCATGGTTAAATAACCTGCACAACTTTAGGTCATGACAAAAAAGACCCCCTGCTACCtcacccccccttccccctacCACATGGTGTGGAGTGAATAGGTCCAGCTgccaagaaaataataataatgataataataataataataatagggataataataataacgataataattcTAATAACTTCAATCGttaaaagaataattaaaataagGCTTTAAAattacttcctttttttccacagaaaaacaGAGTTACTTCCAGACACCAAAGTCTACCCGAGACATTGCTATTCAAGGCTTCCTTCTTCTTAAAGTAAGAGTGGCCGGTGTGATTGAGTGCGGGCTCAAATGTGGTCAAAACAGCGCATGCGTATCTTTCACGATACAGAGTTCGGACATTCGTGGATCTAGGTTGTGTGAACTTCATAATGTCACGGCCGAGAGTCATCCGCAAAGTGTTGTTAGGAAGGAGGGTTATCAATATCACGAGGTGGTGCAGACATTTTattaactgaaataaataataagtgATCCCCTGTTAGCAAAACAAGATAAGGTGGAAGGGTGACCGTAGGAACAGTAAGGCGCCACCtcagatttctttttaaaaaattctgaaacatTTTCCACCGACGACTGGGAAGAAGCTCTTTTTCCAGATGGATGAGGTCATTCCTTCGTTAACTATGGCGTTATCTCCTCTCGCGACTGGTATTAAGCTAAAAAGGGCAACATTGCACCATGTACTTTAAGTAACACTGGTGTTCAAGTCTCCGGACACTGCTTTCAGGGGtttgaaaagaaagttaacATCTGAATGCGAAAATTTTTTAGTAAGTAGACTTAGCGTCAAAGTGGTCGGTGGGCaccctcaatttttttctattttgttttgcttatttgTTTTCGACTCGATCTTAACTGCTCCACACTGAACGGTTTTGAGAAGTGAACCCTTGCATTTTTATGAGTAAAACCAATTTTTTACTCCCTTCCCCCCTACTTTCCTCATTCACCCCCCTGTTCATGATTTGAATGAAGTTCCAATCAATACAGAAACTGAAGCTTCGATCGCTGAACCTCAACGGTTGTCGATTAGAAATCACTCACTGAGTTGTCAAACAGAAAAGTTACCAAAATGCATCGCAACTTTGATCTCGTAGAATTTCTTCTTGTTTACTTAATCACACTCAAGTCACGGGGGAATGTTGCAGCCTGGTAAAAACGAGAAGGTTGATCGGTTATTGAGTTGTGTTGAACGTACATCCCATTTGCTTGCTTCAGTAAAAGCGATTTGACCATGATACAAACGTCGCTAGGCGCACGtagttgtgaaatttttttaaatggagAAGAGAACGGATACACACGGAAAAGTTTTGGACTGGAGGCCTGGATGGCGCTTCAGCAATTGTTTATTAAGCTACTCTTCTTGCCCTTAAATTTTGTACACTAAACTTATCAAATTCTCCATGTGAAACGCATCGAGATCTTCCTTAGTGCACCTACAATTTTGAGTATTAATATTACATAACTTCCAGGGGAAGTATCAACACTAATCAGCGTAATTAGATTAATGTTCTACTGAGTGCCAAAagtagagcagttttcaatcgACGTACGAAAGTTTACCACGATCGCTTTGATTTTGCCTAACTCAgttcgctctgtgattggacCAGAATTACTTTCTCCACCTTACCGACCAATCGGATTccaaattaaaaccaatcatgatttggtcgcccgcgttttcctgCGTTTCGtgcagtttgcctgtttttactCCGAGTTTAaattggctaatgatgatgtCGACCTTCGTTGCGATTGGCAGCGGTGATTACTTACGTTTTGGCTTTcgaaactcaactgaaaactgctCCAATACAGGATTGCATTAGCTTTGCTTTACTAGGCTCTCTAATTCGCCAATCCAATTCAAAACTATggccaatcacgacttggtcgcccacgccttgcttgtttttactttgaaatctCGTTAGTTCCCCTATTATAATTAACAGTAGGTTGCGGTCTGTGTCTCCATTGTTCCCACACCACAGGAAAATACATGAGTACTTCACTGATTAATAGCAAGGACGTAAAAATGAATCCCACAAGTCAAAGCGCACCATGAACAGCTGCAGTAGCCCTGGGTACGTGCTAAGGGAGGCAAACGTTTCTCTCAAGTGATCATAGCCTGTGCAATTAACTAAGGGATGTTTTAAGTGCATGTGTAACAGAAGCTGTACTTTTAAGATGATAATGAAACGAAAAACCTCACATTACAAATGTCATCGTTGTTGAAATACTTTTATATGAAAGGGGTCTCAAtgggataaacaaaaaaaaaatagctgttaggcgtaaaaactgaaaaattttaaatattagTCATAGAAAAGTTAACCGAAAAATGTTTCTCTTAATCGCAGCGGATTTGACGTACAATGGCCAAAGTTTTAATCGTCAGTAATAATAAAAGTTAACGGAAACGGAAAGAAGTTAACTTTTAGCCAAAAAATGGCCGATCttaaccgtcagccgtaaaagccatcaccttATTGAGACCCTCTACCGACCACGCAGTTGCCTTTGCGCATTTTGAAATTCATCTTACTTCCCGTTAACGCAACTTATGCTCAAAGCTCAACGTTATCCTAACTACTTGAATGAAAGGCAGGTTCCAAGAATTGCGTAATAATTTGGAACATGTAAGCTCAGAAAATTTGTATTCTATTCTGAATAGATATCCTGCAGATATGACAAACCGTCAGTCTCTCAGAACACTCCTTGCAGGCTCCGTGTCCACATAAAAACaccatatttttatttctctccaTGCATATCGGGCATTGTCTGTCGTCTTGCATGGCGCGCAATTCATTTTCAAGAGAACGCACCCG
The sequence above is a segment of the Pocillopora verrucosa isolate sample1 chromosome 5, ASM3666991v2, whole genome shotgun sequence genome. Coding sequences within it:
- the LOC131768559 gene encoding uncharacterized protein is translated as MSKLTEIVYCGIILLLECWFSSSCSDKGTPSAITVNITCDRNLYLYVDGKYLGGDVADAKQKHYLTNEIMPHSHVVAVRCTASTPPWQGGILGSFENGLVTDTSWRCTTSAEYGWNMRSYRDDDWPMATSHGANSPSTLPWGNIDSIDKKAAWIWSSDNKNDSEVFCRHKLVKECTEEKQSYFQTPKSTRDIAIQGFLLLKVRVAGVIECGLKCGQNSACVSFTIQSSDIRGSRLCELHNVTAESHPQSVVRKEGYQYHEVVQTFY